The Streptomyces kanamyceticus genome window below encodes:
- a CDS encoding NUDIX domain-containing protein has protein sequence MDELVERVDAQDRVLGTVSRRDAVREGWLHRVGVAVCRDEQGRFLVHRRAERLSRFPGHYELGVGGAAGVGESYEQAAARELGEELGARAAVRLRFTFLNRSGLSPYWLGVCDAVLPEVGAPDPAEVAWHDWVTESELRRILRQWTFTPDSQEVFGRYLAR, from the coding sequence ATGGATGAACTCGTGGAACGCGTCGACGCGCAGGATCGCGTGCTGGGGACGGTCAGCCGACGGGACGCGGTTCGTGAGGGCTGGCTGCACCGGGTCGGCGTGGCGGTCTGCCGCGACGAACAAGGCCGCTTCCTCGTCCATCGGCGTGCCGAGCGGCTGTCCCGTTTCCCGGGGCACTACGAACTCGGCGTCGGGGGCGCCGCGGGAGTCGGCGAGTCCTACGAGCAGGCGGCCGCCCGCGAACTCGGCGAGGAGCTGGGGGCGCGGGCGGCGGTGCGCCTCCGGTTCACGTTCCTCAACCGGAGCGGGCTCAGCCCTTACTGGCTCGGCGTGTGCGATGCCGTGCTTCCGGAGGTCGGCGCCCCCGATCCGGCAGAAGTGGCCTGGCACGACTGGGTGACCGAGTCCGAGCTGCGGCGGATCCTGCGGCAGTGGACCTTCACTCCTGACAGTCAGGAGGTCTTCGGTCGGTATCTCGCTCGGTAA
- a CDS encoding N-acetyltransferase: MDLKITTLAERPDLAGPLWHMAEDWPEFILHDPVGWSLIGRIVADLPEYVLVATDQDGKVVSRGFSVPLALRAREGGELPDGGWDQVLLWAFSDLRHGKETDTVSAIEITVDETARGKGVSGRMLAAMRDNARARGFTEVVAPVRPNAKHREPAAPIDEYAYRTREDGLPHDPWLRVHVRAGGVIEKVAHASMTVSGSTAQWREWTGLPFDAEGEVEVPGALVPVHCELARGYGVYVEPNVWVRHTL, translated from the coding sequence ATGGACCTCAAGATCACCACCTTGGCCGAACGGCCCGACCTCGCCGGGCCGCTCTGGCACATGGCAGAGGACTGGCCCGAGTTCATCCTGCACGACCCGGTCGGCTGGTCCCTGATCGGCAGGATCGTCGCGGACCTCCCGGAGTACGTCCTGGTCGCCACGGACCAGGACGGCAAGGTCGTGTCCCGCGGCTTCAGCGTGCCCCTCGCGCTGCGCGCCCGCGAGGGCGGCGAGCTGCCCGACGGCGGCTGGGACCAGGTCCTGCTGTGGGCCTTCTCCGATCTACGGCACGGCAAGGAGACGGACACGGTCAGCGCCATCGAGATCACCGTCGACGAGACGGCACGCGGCAAGGGGGTCTCGGGGCGGATGCTCGCGGCCATGCGGGACAACGCCCGCGCCCGCGGCTTCACCGAGGTCGTCGCGCCCGTGCGCCCCAACGCCAAGCACCGCGAACCGGCCGCGCCGATCGACGAGTACGCGTACCGCACGCGCGAGGACGGTCTGCCCCACGACCCGTGGCTGCGGGTGCACGTGCGGGCGGGCGGCGTCATCGAGAAGGTCGCGCACGCGTCCATGACGGTGTCGGGGTCGACCGCGCAGTGGCGCGAGTGGACGGGGCTGCCGTTCGACGCGGAGGGCGAGGTCGAGGTGCCCGGCGCGCTGGTGCCGGTCCACTGTGAACTCGCCCGCGGCTACGGCGTGTACGTCGAGCCGAACGTCTGGGTGCGGCACACGCTCTGA
- a CDS encoding HNH endonuclease family protein, protein MNRRTTGALLALIALPALLTGCELGTDDKKDEGGAAGPDAKAGSALAAVDTLTVKGRAPKTGYERSRFGTAWADTDSNGCPTRDDILKRDLKDVRYQGGDCRVASGTLAPDPYTGKDVSFRRGRSQVDIDHLVALSDAWQKGAFQWEPSKRIAFANDPLNLIAVDAGPNRSKGDGDTATWLPPDKAYRCTYVAGQVAVKKKYGVWVTGAERDAMKKVLNTCPDEKLPSGNAPTKAPPRFHAR, encoded by the coding sequence GTGAACCGTCGTACCACCGGGGCCCTGCTGGCCCTGATCGCTCTCCCCGCGCTGCTCACCGGCTGCGAACTCGGCACCGATGACAAGAAGGACGAGGGCGGCGCCGCGGGCCCCGACGCGAAGGCGGGCTCCGCGCTCGCCGCCGTCGACACCCTCACCGTCAAGGGCCGCGCGCCCAAGACCGGTTACGAGCGGAGCCGGTTCGGCACCGCGTGGGCCGACACGGACTCCAACGGCTGCCCCACCAGGGACGACATCCTCAAGCGTGACCTGAAGGACGTCAGGTACCAGGGCGGGGACTGCCGGGTGGCGTCGGGGACGCTCGCGCCCGACCCCTACACCGGCAAGGACGTGTCGTTCCGGCGCGGCCGCAGCCAGGTCGACATCGACCACCTCGTCGCCCTCTCGGACGCCTGGCAGAAGGGCGCCTTCCAGTGGGAGCCGAGCAAGCGCATCGCCTTCGCCAACGACCCCCTTAACCTCATAGCGGTCGACGCGGGCCCCAACCGCAGCAAGGGCGACGGCGACACGGCGACCTGGCTGCCCCCGGACAAGGCGTACCGCTGTACGTATGTGGCGGGGCAGGTCGCGGTGAAGAAGAAGTACGGGGTGTGGGTGACGGGCGCGGAGCGGGACGCGATGAAGAAGGTCCTGAACACGTGCCCGGACGAGAAGCTCCCGTCGGGCAACGCCCCGACCAAGGCACCGCCCCGCTTCCACGCACGCTGA
- a CDS encoding ABC transporter permease, with protein sequence MTVLKTSMRNFFAHKGRMALSAVAVVLSVAFVCGTLVFSDTMSTTFDKLFAATSADVTVSPKSAEDAGDTPRSGKPESMPASVVQEAKKAEGVKSAEGAVSSQSVTVVDAKNKNLGPTSGGPTIAGNWTHNELRSMDITSGHSPRGPTEMMVDADTADKHDLKIGDELRTIGAVGDHTAKISGIATFKVTNPGAAIFYFDTPTAQRELLGATGRFTHVNLTAAAGVSDTALKANVAKDLGKAAAYDIKTKKESADDNRKSVGSFLDVMKYAMLGFAGIAFLVGIFLIINTFSMLVAQRTREIGLMRAIGSSRKQVNRSVLVEALLLGVFGSVLGVGAGIGLAVGLMKLMSGMGMELSTGDLTVAWTTPVVGMVLGIVVTVLAAYLPARRAGKVSPMAALRDAGTPADGRASVVRAVIGLVLTGAGGFALYTASQADKASEGSLFLGGGVVLTLIGFVVIGPVLASGVVRVISAVLLRAFGPVGRMAERNALRNPRRTGATGAALMIGLALVACLSVVGSSMVASATDELDKSVGADFIVQPTQPGISITQKAADALGKAEHISHITRYKQINADLTTPAGKTVDEVGLSAADPTYAKDLRRETTAGTLSAAYGKDAMSLGADFAKKHGLKLGDELKIAFEHGRTAELKVAAITSDEGSVDKGAMYTNITTLEKYVPADRMPQNDIMFASATKGQQDAAYKSLKDSLAKYPQYKVMDQTDFKQTLKDQVGQLLNMVYGLLGLAIIVAILGVVNTLALSVVERTREIGLMRAIGLSRRQLRRMIRMESVVIALFGALLGLGLGMGWGATAQKLLALEGLKVLEIPWPTIIAVFVGSAFVGLFAALVPAFRAGRMNVLNAIATE encoded by the coding sequence ATGACCGTCCTCAAGACCTCCATGCGCAACTTCTTCGCGCACAAGGGCCGCATGGCGCTCTCCGCCGTGGCCGTGGTCCTCTCGGTGGCGTTCGTGTGCGGCACGCTCGTCTTCTCCGACACCATGAGCACCACCTTCGACAAGCTCTTCGCGGCGACCTCCGCCGACGTCACCGTCAGCCCCAAGTCCGCCGAGGACGCGGGCGACACGCCCCGCAGCGGCAAGCCCGAGTCGATGCCCGCCTCCGTCGTCCAGGAGGCGAAGAAGGCCGAGGGCGTCAAGTCCGCCGAGGGCGCGGTCAGCAGCCAGAGCGTGACCGTCGTCGACGCCAAGAACAAGAACCTGGGGCCGACCAGCGGCGGCCCGACCATCGCGGGCAACTGGACGCACAACGAACTGCGTTCGATGGACATCACCTCGGGCCACTCGCCGCGCGGCCCCACCGAGATGATGGTCGACGCCGACACCGCCGACAAGCACGACCTCAAGATCGGCGACGAGCTGCGCACCATCGGCGCCGTCGGCGACCACACCGCGAAGATCTCCGGCATCGCCACCTTCAAGGTGACCAACCCCGGCGCCGCGATCTTCTACTTCGACACCCCGACCGCGCAGCGCGAACTGCTCGGCGCCACGGGCCGGTTCACGCACGTCAACCTCACCGCGGCGGCGGGCGTCAGCGACACCGCCCTGAAGGCGAACGTCGCGAAGGACCTGGGCAAGGCCGCCGCGTACGACATCAAGACGAAGAAGGAGAGCGCGGACGACAACCGCAAGTCCGTCGGCAGCTTCCTCGACGTCATGAAGTACGCGATGCTCGGCTTCGCCGGGATCGCCTTCCTCGTCGGCATCTTCCTGATCATCAACACCTTCTCGATGCTGGTCGCCCAGCGCACCCGCGAGATCGGCCTGATGCGCGCCATCGGCTCCAGCCGCAAGCAGGTCAACCGCTCCGTGCTCGTCGAGGCCCTGCTGCTCGGCGTGTTCGGCTCCGTCCTCGGGGTCGGCGCGGGCATCGGACTCGCCGTCGGCCTGATGAAACTCATGTCCGGCATGGGCATGGAACTGTCCACCGGCGACCTCACCGTCGCCTGGACGACCCCCGTGGTCGGCATGGTCCTCGGCATCGTCGTCACCGTCCTCGCCGCCTACCTCCCCGCACGACGGGCGGGCAAGGTCTCGCCGATGGCCGCGCTGCGCGACGCGGGCACCCCGGCCGACGGCAGGGCGAGCGTGGTGCGCGCCGTCATCGGCCTGGTCCTCACCGGCGCCGGAGGCTTCGCCCTCTACACCGCTTCGCAGGCCGACAAGGCCAGCGAAGGATCGCTCTTCCTGGGCGGCGGCGTCGTCCTGACCCTCATCGGCTTCGTCGTCATCGGCCCGGTGCTCGCCTCCGGTGTCGTCCGCGTCATCAGCGCGGTACTGCTCCGGGCGTTCGGCCCGGTCGGCCGGATGGCCGAGCGCAACGCGCTGCGCAACCCGCGCCGCACCGGCGCCACCGGCGCGGCCCTGATGATCGGCCTCGCCCTGGTCGCCTGCCTCTCCGTCGTCGGCTCCTCGATGGTCGCATCGGCCACCGACGAGCTCGACAAGTCGGTCGGCGCGGACTTCATCGTGCAGCCCACCCAGCCCGGCATCTCCATCACGCAGAAGGCCGCCGACGCCCTCGGCAAGGCCGAGCACATCTCCCACATCACGCGCTACAAGCAGATCAACGCGGATCTGACCACGCCCGCGGGCAAGACCGTGGACGAGGTGGGCCTGAGCGCCGCCGACCCGACGTACGCCAAGGACCTGCGCCGCGAGACGACCGCGGGCACGCTGTCCGCCGCGTACGGCAAGGACGCCATGTCCCTCGGCGCGGACTTCGCCAAGAAGCACGGCCTGAAGCTCGGCGACGAGCTGAAGATCGCCTTCGAGCACGGCAGGACCGCCGAGCTGAAGGTCGCGGCGATCACCTCGGACGAGGGCTCGGTCGACAAGGGCGCGATGTACACGAACATCACGACCCTGGAGAAGTACGTCCCCGCGGACCGGATGCCGCAGAACGACATCATGTTCGCCTCCGCCACCAAGGGGCAGCAGGACGCCGCGTACAAGTCCCTGAAGGACTCGCTCGCCAAGTACCCGCAGTACAAGGTGATGGACCAGACCGACTTCAAGCAGACGCTGAAGGACCAGGTCGGCCAGCTCCTGAACATGGTCTACGGCCTGCTCGGCCTGGCGATCATCGTCGCGATCCTCGGCGTGGTGAACACCCTGGCGCTCTCGGTGGTGGAACGCACCCGGGAGATCGGCCTGATGCGGGCGATCGGCCTCTCGCGCAGGCAGCTGCGCCGCATGATCCGCATGGAGTCGGTGGTCATCGCCCTCTTCGGCGCGCTGCTCGGCCTCGGCCTCGGGATGGGCTGGGGGGCGACGGCCCAGAAGCTGCTCGCCCTCGAAGGCCTGAAGGTCCTGGAGATCCCGTGGCCGACGATCATCGCGGTCTTCGTCGGGTCGGCGTTCGTGGGCCTGTTCGCGGCACTCGTCCCGGCGTTCCGGGCGGGCCGGATGAACGTACTGAACGCGATCGCCACCGAATAG
- the mfd gene encoding transcription-repair coupling factor, translating to MSLHGLLDAVVKDSALAEAVKAAADGHRAHVDLVGPPAARPFAVAALARESGRPVLAVTATGREAEDLAAALRTILPPDGVVEYPSWETLPHERLSPRSDTVGRRLAILRRLAHPSTDDPETGPVSVIVAPVRSVLQPQVKGLGDLEPVALRTGQTTDLNEIVEALAAAAYSRVELVEKRGEFAVRGGILDVFPPTEEHPLRVEFWGDDVEEIRYFKVADQRSLEVAEHGLWAPPCRELLLTDEVRERAAALAEQHPELGELLGKIAEGIAVEGMESLAPVLVDDMELLIDVMPKGSMAVVCDPERVRTRATDLVATSQEFLQASWAATAGGGEAPIDVGAASLWGIADIREHARELGMMWWSVSPFAAGETLTFGAAAPGDADTLKLGMHAPETYRGDTAKALADTKGWLADGWRVVYVTEAHGPAARTVEVLGGEGIAARHDADLADLAPSVVHVSCGSIDYGFVDPGLRLAVLTETDLSGQKAAGKDGQRMPARRRKTIDPLTLESGDYIVHEQHGVGRYIEMVQRTVQGATREYLVVEYAPAKRGQPGDRLYIPTDQLEQITKYVGGEAPTLHRLGGADWTKTKARAKKAVKEIAADLIKLYSARMAAPGHAFGADTPWQRELEDAFPYAETPDQLTTIAEVKEDMEKTVPMDRLICGDVGYGKTEIAVRAAFKAVQDGKQVAVLVPTTLLVQQHFGTFSERYSQFPVKVRALSRFQSDTESKETLEGLRDGSVDIVIGTHRLFSSETKFKDLGLVIVDEEQRFGVEHKEQLKKLRANVDVLTMSATPIPRTLEMAVTGIREMSTITTPPEERHPVLTFVGPYEEKQIGAAIRRELLREGQVFYIHNRVESIDRAAARLRDIVPEARIATAHGQMSEQALEQVVVDFWEKKFDVLVSTTIVESGIDISNANTLIVERGDNFGLSQLHQLRGRVGRGRERGYAYFLYPPEKPLTETAHERLATIAQHTEMGAGMYVAMKDLEIRGAGNLLGGEQSGHIAGVGFDLYVRMVGEAVADYRASLEGGVEEEPPLEVKIELPVDAHVPHDYAPGERLRLAAYRAIASANTEEDVKAVREELTDRYGKLPEPVENLLLVAGLRMLARACGVGEIVLQGNNIRFAPVDLRESQELRLKRLYPGTVIKANANQVLVPRPKTAKVGGKPLVGRELLGWVGEFLTSILGS from the coding sequence ATGAGCCTGCACGGTCTGCTCGACGCCGTCGTCAAGGACTCCGCGCTCGCCGAGGCGGTCAAGGCCGCCGCCGACGGCCACCGCGCCCACGTCGACCTGGTGGGACCGCCCGCCGCGCGTCCCTTCGCGGTGGCCGCGCTCGCCCGCGAGTCCGGCCGTCCCGTGCTGGCCGTGACGGCCACCGGGCGGGAGGCCGAGGACCTGGCGGCGGCGCTGCGCACGATCCTGCCGCCGGACGGCGTCGTCGAGTACCCCTCGTGGGAGACGCTCCCGCACGAGCGCCTCTCGCCCCGCTCCGACACGGTGGGCCGCCGCCTCGCGATCCTGCGCCGCCTGGCGCACCCGAGCACGGACGACCCGGAGACCGGACCGGTCTCGGTGATCGTCGCGCCCGTACGCTCGGTGCTCCAGCCGCAGGTCAAGGGCCTGGGCGACCTGGAGCCCGTGGCGCTGCGCACCGGTCAGACCACGGATCTGAACGAGATCGTCGAGGCGCTCGCCGCCGCCGCGTACTCCCGGGTGGAACTGGTCGAGAAGCGCGGCGAGTTCGCGGTCCGCGGCGGCATCCTCGACGTCTTCCCGCCCACCGAGGAGCACCCGCTGCGCGTGGAGTTCTGGGGCGACGACGTCGAGGAGATCCGTTACTTCAAGGTCGCCGACCAGCGCTCCCTTGAGGTCGCGGAGCACGGCCTGTGGGCGCCGCCCTGCCGCGAGCTGCTGCTCACCGACGAGGTGCGGGAGCGGGCGGCGGCGCTCGCCGAACAGCACCCCGAGCTGGGCGAGCTGCTCGGGAAGATCGCCGAGGGCATCGCGGTCGAGGGCATGGAGTCCCTCGCGCCTGTCCTGGTGGACGACATGGAGCTTTTGATCGACGTCATGCCGAAGGGCTCCATGGCGGTGGTCTGCGACCCGGAGCGGGTGCGCACCCGCGCGACCGACCTGGTGGCGACGTCGCAGGAGTTCCTGCAGGCCAGCTGGGCGGCGACGGCGGGCGGCGGCGAGGCGCCCATCGACGTGGGCGCGGCGTCGCTGTGGGGCATCGCGGACATCCGCGAGCACGCGCGCGAGCTCGGCATGATGTGGTGGTCGGTCTCCCCGTTCGCGGCGGGCGAGACGCTGACATTTGGCGCTGCCGCGCCGGGGGACGCGGACACCCTCAAGCTCGGCATGCACGCCCCCGAGACGTACCGGGGTGACACGGCGAAGGCGCTCGCCGACACCAAGGGCTGGCTCGCGGACGGCTGGCGCGTCGTGTACGTCACCGAGGCGCACGGACCCGCCGCGCGCACGGTCGAGGTGCTCGGCGGCGAGGGCATCGCCGCCCGCCACGACGCGGACCTCGCCGACCTGGCCCCGTCCGTCGTGCACGTGTCCTGCGGCTCGATCGACTACGGCTTCGTGGACCCGGGGCTCAGGCTCGCGGTCCTCACCGAGACCGACCTGTCGGGCCAGAAGGCGGCGGGCAAGGACGGCCAGCGGATGCCCGCGCGCCGTCGCAAGACGATCGACCCGCTGACCCTGGAGTCCGGCGACTACATCGTCCACGAGCAGCACGGCGTCGGCCGCTACATCGAGATGGTGCAGCGCACGGTGCAGGGCGCGACCCGTGAGTACCTGGTCGTGGAGTACGCCCCCGCCAAGCGCGGCCAGCCAGGCGACCGGCTCTACATCCCCACCGACCAGCTGGAGCAGATCACCAAGTACGTGGGCGGCGAGGCTCCCACCCTCCACCGCCTGGGCGGCGCCGACTGGACGAAGACGAAGGCGCGCGCGAAGAAGGCGGTCAAGGAGATCGCGGCCGACCTCATCAAGCTGTACTCCGCGCGCATGGCGGCCCCGGGACACGCCTTCGGCGCGGACACGCCCTGGCAGCGCGAGCTGGAGGACGCCTTCCCGTACGCGGAGACGCCCGACCAGCTCACCACCATCGCCGAGGTCAAGGAGGACATGGAGAAGACGGTCCCGATGGACCGCCTGATCTGCGGCGACGTGGGCTACGGCAAGACGGAGATCGCGGTCCGCGCGGCGTTCAAGGCGGTACAGGACGGCAAGCAGGTAGCGGTCCTGGTCCCCACCACACTCCTGGTCCAGCAGCACTTCGGCACGTTCTCCGAGCGGTACTCCCAATTCCCGGTGAAGGTACGGGCGTTGAGCCGCTTCCAGAGCGACACCGAGTCGAAGGAGACCCTGGAGGGCCTGCGCGACGGCTCGGTCGACATCGTGATCGGCACGCACCGCCTGTTCTCCTCCGAGACGAAGTTCAAGGACCTGGGCCTGGTCATCGTCGACGAGGAGCAGCGCTTCGGCGTCGAGCACAAGGAGCAGCTGAAGAAGCTCCGCGCCAACGTGGACGTCCTGACGATGTCGGCGACGCCGATCCCGCGCACGCTGGAGATGGCGGTCACGGGCATCCGCGAGATGTCGACGATCACGACACCGCCCGAGGAGCGCCACCCGGTCCTGACCTTCGTCGGTCCGTACGAGGAGAAGCAGATCGGCGCGGCCATCCGCCGCGAGCTGCTGCGCGAGGGGCAGGTCTTCTACATCCACAACCGCGTGGAGTCGATCGACCGCGCGGCGGCCCGCCTTCGCGACATCGTCCCCGAGGCCCGCATCGCGACGGCCCACGGCCAGATGTCCGAACAGGCCCTGGAACAGGTGGTCGTGGACTTCTGGGAGAAGAAGTTCGACGTCCTGGTCTCCACGACGATCGTCGAGTCGGGCATCGACATCTCCAACGCCAACACGCTGATCGTCGAGCGCGGCGACAACTTCGGCCTGTCCCAACTCCACCAGCTGCGCGGCCGCGTGGGCCGAGGCCGCGAGCGAGGCTACGCGTACTTCCTCTACCCCCCGGAGAAGCCGCTCACGGAAACGGCCCACGAGCGCCTCGCCACCATCGCCCAGCACACCGAGATGGGCGCGGGCATGTACGTCGCGATGAAGGACCTGGAGATCCGCGGAGCCGGAAACCTCCTCGGCGGCGAGCAGTCGGGCCACATCGCGGGCGTCGGCTTCGACCTCTACGTACGCATGGTGGGCGAGGCGGTCGCCGACTACCGCGCGTCCCTGGAGGGCGGTGTCGAGGAGGAGCCGCCCCTGGAGGTCAAGATCGAGCTCCCGGTCGACGCGCACGTCCCGCACGACTACGCCCCCGGCGAGCGCCTGCGCCTGGCGGCCTACCGCGCCATCGCCTCCGCCAACACGGAGGAGGACGTCAAGGCGGTCCGCGAGGAACTCACCGACCGCTACGGCAAGTTGCCGGAGCCGGTGGAGAACCTCCTCCTCGTCGCGGGCCTGCGGATGCTGGCGCGGGCGTGCGGCGTGGGCGAGATCGTCCTTCAGGGCAACAACATCCGCTTCGCCCCGGTGGACCTGCGCGAATCCCAGGAGCTGCGCCTGAAGCGGCTCTACCCCGGGACGGTCATCAAGGCGAACGCCAACCAGGTCCTCGTCCCCCGCCCGAAGACGGCGAAGGTCGGCGGAAAGCCGCTGGTCGGACGCGAACTGCTGGGCTGGGTGGGGGAGTTCCTGACGTCGATCCTGGGGTCGTAG
- a CDS encoding nuclear transport factor 2 family protein: MDNTRQATEDATRTTVQEFLTARLAADTARLTELFADKVDWLLAENPAVPWIRPRSTGAECAAQGEELARYTVPEDSRASLDTLLVDGTDAILMGSLSGTVRATGKSFEGPYALRLTVENGRITRHHLYENSLSVAEACIPDAS; the protein is encoded by the coding sequence ATGGACAACACACGACAGGCCACCGAAGACGCCACCCGCACCACCGTGCAGGAGTTCCTGACGGCCCGTCTGGCCGCGGACACCGCACGGCTCACCGAGCTCTTCGCCGACAAGGTCGACTGGCTGCTCGCCGAGAACCCCGCGGTCCCGTGGATCAGGCCCCGCTCCACCGGCGCCGAATGCGCCGCGCAGGGCGAGGAGTTGGCCCGGTACACGGTGCCCGAGGACTCCCGCGCCTCCCTCGACACCCTCCTCGTCGACGGCACCGACGCCATCTTGATGGGCAGCCTCTCGGGAACGGTGCGCGCCACGGGCAAGTCCTTCGAGGGCCCCTACGCACTGCGCCTGACCGTAGAGAACGGCCGGATCACCCGCCACCACCTCTACGAGAACAGCCTCTCGGTCGCGGAGGCGTGCATCCCGGACGCGTCCTGA
- a CDS encoding DUF2079 domain-containing protein, which produces MSGAHSVTAADPEADTGLIPARPGTGAETGGGPGPGSGPGGRILWDRAPQLLALGLFVAYALLSYTRYRRMENLSWDLGIFEQAIRAYAHLQAPVAELKGPGANILGDHFSPVTALLAPFYRVFPTPVTLLIAQALLFALSALPVTRVAMRLLGRGPGLAIGIAYGFSWGIQRAVDFDFHEICFAVPLIAFSLEALLLRRWRAALLWALPLVFVKEDLGVTVAAIAAVVAIRCRRESPKTLPYALGTVAFGLVATLVTLTLVIPAFNTGGAYDYWDKVGEAGATAGAFDGTGTKLRTLAWLLIPTTGLLALRSPLLLVALPTIGWRFVSADDHYWGTDWHYSAVLMPVVVLALVDAVERSRRSERPWLRGAADKLPACAAAAALALTPSLPLARLTETATYEKSGEVFAVERLLKRIPDGASVEANIGPISRLTDRARVYWVGAARPVVPDYVALDIRSGWIKDPVAYANGLHPGVSYATEGTAHGYVLLRRA; this is translated from the coding sequence ATGTCCGGAGCCCATTCCGTCACCGCGGCCGACCCGGAGGCCGACACCGGGCTCATACCGGCGCGGCCCGGGACCGGAGCCGAGACCGGAGGCGGGCCAGGGCCCGGCTCGGGGCCCGGCGGCCGCATCCTCTGGGACCGCGCCCCCCAGCTGCTCGCCCTCGGACTCTTCGTCGCCTACGCACTGCTCTCCTACACCCGCTACCGCCGCATGGAGAACCTCTCCTGGGACCTCGGGATCTTCGAGCAGGCCATCCGCGCCTACGCCCACCTCCAGGCGCCGGTCGCCGAGCTCAAGGGCCCCGGGGCGAACATCCTCGGCGACCACTTCAGCCCCGTCACCGCGCTGCTCGCGCCGTTCTACCGGGTCTTCCCCACGCCCGTGACCCTGCTGATCGCGCAGGCCCTGCTGTTCGCCCTGTCCGCGCTGCCCGTCACGCGCGTGGCGATGCGGCTCCTGGGGCGCGGCCCCGGCCTCGCCATCGGCATCGCGTACGGCTTCTCCTGGGGCATCCAGCGCGCCGTCGACTTCGACTTCCACGAGATCTGCTTCGCCGTACCGCTGATCGCCTTCTCCCTCGAAGCGCTGCTGCTGCGGCGCTGGCGGGCCGCGCTGCTCTGGGCGCTGCCGCTGGTGTTCGTCAAGGAGGACCTGGGGGTGACCGTCGCGGCCATCGCCGCCGTCGTGGCGATCCGCTGCCGCCGCGAGTCGCCGAAGACCCTGCCCTACGCGCTCGGCACCGTCGCGTTCGGACTCGTCGCCACCCTGGTCACCCTCACGCTCGTCATCCCCGCCTTCAACACCGGCGGCGCGTACGACTACTGGGACAAGGTCGGCGAGGCGGGCGCGACCGCCGGGGCCTTCGACGGCACCGGCACCAAGCTGCGCACGCTGGCCTGGCTGCTGATCCCCACCACCGGGCTGCTCGCGCTGCGCTCGCCGCTGCTCCTGGTCGCGCTGCCCACGATCGGCTGGCGCTTCGTCTCCGCCGATGACCACTACTGGGGCACCGACTGGCACTACAGCGCCGTCCTGATGCCGGTGGTCGTGCTGGCCCTCGTCGACGCCGTCGAGCGGTCCCGCCGCAGCGAACGGCCGTGGCTGCGCGGCGCCGCCGACAAGCTGCCCGCCTGCGCCGCCGCCGCGGCCCTCGCCCTGACCCCGTCCCTGCCGCTCGCCCGGCTCACCGAGACCGCGACGTACGAGAAGAGCGGGGAGGTCTTCGCGGTGGAGCGGCTGCTGAAACGGATCCCCGACGGAGCGAGCGTCGAGGCGAACATCGGCCCGATCAGCAGGCTCACCGACCGCGCCCGCGTCTACTGGGTGGGCGCGGCCCGCCCCGTCGTCCCCGACTACGTCGCGCTCGACATCCGCTCGGGCTGGATCAAGGACCCCGTCGCGTACGCCAACGGGCTGCACCCGGGCGTCAGTTACGCCACCGAGGGCACCGCCCACGGGTACGTACTGCTGCGCAGGGCCTGA
- a CDS encoding MOSC domain-containing protein → MHESAQGRESAVPLKVVGLNSYPVKSMLGVAHERLVFDARGAVGDRLWALRHADGKLSSGKNSRRFRRVPGMLEHVAAYDADGTPFVTAPDGEILRPGDPRIPERFGEGVELAREGAESHQDAAAVSLVGTASLRALGELLGDADPVDVRRLRKNIVVETDEPWIEESWVGHEITIGGTGATGATGGMGDTGVAEPLRLRVTERVARCVMTTQAQTGLPADNRVLKTLTAARGMCIGVYADIVTPAPLAIGDTVVAR, encoded by the coding sequence ATGCATGAGTCCGCCCAGGGGAGGGAGAGCGCTGTGCCGCTCAAAGTCGTCGGTCTGAACAGTTATCCGGTGAAATCGATGCTCGGTGTCGCGCACGAGCGGCTCGTCTTCGACGCGCGCGGTGCCGTCGGCGACCGGCTGTGGGCCCTGCGGCACGCGGACGGCAAGCTGAGCAGCGGCAAGAACAGCCGCCGCTTCCGCCGGGTGCCCGGCATGCTCGAACACGTCGCGGCGTACGACGCGGACGGCACCCCCTTCGTCACCGCGCCGGACGGCGAGATCCTGCGCCCCGGCGACCCCCGGATACCCGAACGCTTCGGCGAGGGCGTCGAGTTGGCGCGCGAGGGAGCGGAGAGCCACCAGGACGCCGCCGCCGTCTCCCTCGTCGGCACCGCGTCGCTGCGCGCGCTCGGCGAGCTGCTCGGTGACGCCGACCCCGTCGACGTACGGCGGCTGCGCAAGAACATCGTCGTGGAGACCGACGAACCATGGATCGAGGAGAGCTGGGTGGGCCACGAGATCACCATCGGAGGCACGGGCGCCACGGGCGCCACGGGTGGCATGGGTGACACGGGCGTCGCGGAGCCGCTTCGGCTGCGCGTCACCGAGCGCGTCGCGCGCTGCGTCATGACCACCCAGGCCCAGACCGGCCTCCCCGCGGACAACCGCGTCCTGAAGACCCTCACCGCCGCCCGCGGCATGTGCATCGGCGTCTACGCGGACATCGTGACGCCCGCCCCGCTCGCCATCGGCGACACGGTGGTGGCCCGGTGA